From a single Lolium rigidum isolate FL_2022 chromosome 7, APGP_CSIRO_Lrig_0.1, whole genome shotgun sequence genomic region:
- the LOC124677538 gene encoding anthocyanidin reductase ((2S)-flavan-3-ol-forming)-like isoform X2 has protein sequence MSSVTCDRPRRKSACVTGGDGYIASALVKMLLEKGYAVKTTVRKSDDLEKVPHLKDLQALGPLDVFRADLEDEGSFDDAVAGCDYAFLVAAPVILNAENPEKEVIELAVNGTLNVMRSCVRAGTVKRVVLTSSAAAVSDRPLLEGDGHVLDEESWSDVDFLRENQTIGWAYAVSKVLVEKAACAFAQEKGISLVTVCPVVVVGAAPATRVNTSVLDVLSLLSGDDERIRILELIQRASGSIAMVHVDDLCRAKIFVAEEEEAASGRYICCSLNTTGVELARFLAAKYPQYNVKIDRCVRTTHPEKPRVRISSAKLVGEGFEFRYKTLDEIYDNVVDYGRALGILKY, from the exons atgtcgtcggtgacatgTGACCGGCCGAGGAGGAAGTCGGCGTGCGTAACCGGAGGGGACGGGTACATCGCGTCGGCGCTCGTGAAGATGTTGCTGGAGAAGGGATACGCCGTGAAGACGACCGTCAGAAAGTCCG ATGACCTGGAGAAGGTACCCCATCTAAAGGATTTGCAAGCGCTCGGCCCCTTGGACGTCTTCCGCGCCGACCTGGAAGACGAGGGCAGCTTCGATGACGCCGTCGCCGGCTGTGACTATGCCTTCCTCGTCGCCGCTCCGGTTATCCTGAACGCAGAGAACCCAGAG AAAGAAGTGATCGAGCTGGCCGTCAATGGCACCCTCAACGTGATGAGGTCGTGCGTGAGGGCGGGGACGGTGAAGCGCGTGGTCCtgacgtcgtcggcggcggccgtCTCCGACCGACCGCTGCTGGAAGGCGACGGCCATGTCCTGGACGAGGAGTCCTGGTCCGACGTCGACTTCCTCAGAGAAAACCAGACCATTGGCTGG GCGTATGCTGTCTCCAAGGTGCTTGTCGAGAAGGCAGCGTGCGCATTCGCTCAGGAGAAGGGCATCAGCTTGGTCACCGTGTGCCCCGTCGTGGTGGTGGGCGCGGCGCCGGCGACGAGGGTCAACACCAGCGTGCTCGACGTCCTCTCCCTGCTATCCG GCGATGACGAGAGGATCCGCATCCTGGAACTCATTCAGAGGGCGTCCGGCTCGATCGCGATGGTCCACGTCGACGACCTCTGCCGCGCCAAGATCTTCGTcgccgaggaggaagaggcggcgTCTGGCAGGTACATCTGCTGCAGCCTGAACACCACCGGCGTGGAGCTCGCCCGGTTCCTGGCCGCCAAGTACCCGCAGTACAACGTCAAGATCGACCGGTGCGTACGAACTACTCA CCCCGAGAAGCCGAGGGTCCGCATCTCGTCGGCGAAACTCGTCGGGGAAGGGTTCGAGTTCAGGTACAAGACGCTGGACGAGATATATGATAACGTCGTCGACTACGGAAGGGCCTTGGGAATCCTGAAGTACTAG
- the LOC124677538 gene encoding anthocyanidin reductase ((2S)-flavan-3-ol-forming)-like isoform X3 — MSSVTCDRPRRKSACVTGGDGYIASALVKMLLEKGYAVKTTVRKSDDLEKVPHLKDLQALGPLDVFRADLEDEGSFDDAVAGCDYAFLVAAPVILNAENPEKEVIELAVNGTLNVMRSCVRAGTVKRVVLTSSAAAVSDRPLLEGDGHVLDEESWSDVDFLRENQTIGWAYAVSKVLVEKAACAFAQEKGISLVTVCPVVVVGAAPATRVNTSVLDVLSLLSGDDERIRILELIQRASGSIAMVHVDDLCRAKIFVAEEEEAASGRYICCSLNTTGVELARFLAAKYPQYNVKIDRFSGLPEKPRVRISSAKLVGEGFEFRYKTLDEIYDNVVDYGRALGILKY, encoded by the exons atgtcgtcggtgacatgTGACCGGCCGAGGAGGAAGTCGGCGTGCGTAACCGGAGGGGACGGGTACATCGCGTCGGCGCTCGTGAAGATGTTGCTGGAGAAGGGATACGCCGTGAAGACGACCGTCAGAAAGTCCG ATGACCTGGAGAAGGTACCCCATCTAAAGGATTTGCAAGCGCTCGGCCCCTTGGACGTCTTCCGCGCCGACCTGGAAGACGAGGGCAGCTTCGATGACGCCGTCGCCGGCTGTGACTATGCCTTCCTCGTCGCCGCTCCGGTTATCCTGAACGCAGAGAACCCAGAG AAAGAAGTGATCGAGCTGGCCGTCAATGGCACCCTCAACGTGATGAGGTCGTGCGTGAGGGCGGGGACGGTGAAGCGCGTGGTCCtgacgtcgtcggcggcggccgtCTCCGACCGACCGCTGCTGGAAGGCGACGGCCATGTCCTGGACGAGGAGTCCTGGTCCGACGTCGACTTCCTCAGAGAAAACCAGACCATTGGCTGG GCGTATGCTGTCTCCAAGGTGCTTGTCGAGAAGGCAGCGTGCGCATTCGCTCAGGAGAAGGGCATCAGCTTGGTCACCGTGTGCCCCGTCGTGGTGGTGGGCGCGGCGCCGGCGACGAGGGTCAACACCAGCGTGCTCGACGTCCTCTCCCTGCTATCCG GCGATGACGAGAGGATCCGCATCCTGGAACTCATTCAGAGGGCGTCCGGCTCGATCGCGATGGTCCACGTCGACGACCTCTGCCGCGCCAAGATCTTCGTcgccgaggaggaagaggcggcgTCTGGCAGGTACATCTGCTGCAGCCTGAACACCACCGGCGTGGAGCTCGCCCGGTTCCTGGCCGCCAAGTACCCGCAGTACAACGTCAAGATCGACCG GTTCAGTGGTCTCCCCGAGAAGCCGAGGGTCCGCATCTCGTCGGCGAAACTCGTCGGGGAAGGGTTCGAGTTCAGGTACAAGACGCTGGACGAGATATATGATAACGTCGTCGACTACGGAAGGGCCTTGGGAATCCTGAAGTACTAG
- the LOC124677538 gene encoding anthocyanidin reductase ((2S)-flavan-3-ol-forming)-like isoform X4, producing MSSVTCDRPRRKSACVTGGDGYIASALVKMLLEKGYAVKTTVRKSDDLEKVPHLKDLQALGPLDVFRADLEDEGSFDDAVAGCDYAFLVAAPVILNAENPEKEVIELAVNGTLNVMRSCVRAGTVKRVVLTSSAAAVSDRPLLEGDGHVLDEESWSDVDFLRENQTIGWAYAVSKVLVEKAACAFAQEKGISLVTVCPVVVVGAAPATRVNTSVLDVLSLLSGDDERIRILELIQRASGSIAMVHVDDLCRAKIFVAEEEEAASGRYICCSLNTTGVELARFLAAKYPQYNVKIDRGLPEKPRVRISSAKLVGEGFEFRYKTLDEIYDNVVDYGRALGILKY from the exons atgtcgtcggtgacatgTGACCGGCCGAGGAGGAAGTCGGCGTGCGTAACCGGAGGGGACGGGTACATCGCGTCGGCGCTCGTGAAGATGTTGCTGGAGAAGGGATACGCCGTGAAGACGACCGTCAGAAAGTCCG ATGACCTGGAGAAGGTACCCCATCTAAAGGATTTGCAAGCGCTCGGCCCCTTGGACGTCTTCCGCGCCGACCTGGAAGACGAGGGCAGCTTCGATGACGCCGTCGCCGGCTGTGACTATGCCTTCCTCGTCGCCGCTCCGGTTATCCTGAACGCAGAGAACCCAGAG AAAGAAGTGATCGAGCTGGCCGTCAATGGCACCCTCAACGTGATGAGGTCGTGCGTGAGGGCGGGGACGGTGAAGCGCGTGGTCCtgacgtcgtcggcggcggccgtCTCCGACCGACCGCTGCTGGAAGGCGACGGCCATGTCCTGGACGAGGAGTCCTGGTCCGACGTCGACTTCCTCAGAGAAAACCAGACCATTGGCTGG GCGTATGCTGTCTCCAAGGTGCTTGTCGAGAAGGCAGCGTGCGCATTCGCTCAGGAGAAGGGCATCAGCTTGGTCACCGTGTGCCCCGTCGTGGTGGTGGGCGCGGCGCCGGCGACGAGGGTCAACACCAGCGTGCTCGACGTCCTCTCCCTGCTATCCG GCGATGACGAGAGGATCCGCATCCTGGAACTCATTCAGAGGGCGTCCGGCTCGATCGCGATGGTCCACGTCGACGACCTCTGCCGCGCCAAGATCTTCGTcgccgaggaggaagaggcggcgTCTGGCAGGTACATCTGCTGCAGCCTGAACACCACCGGCGTGGAGCTCGCCCGGTTCCTGGCCGCCAAGTACCCGCAGTACAACGTCAAGATCGACCG TGGTCTCCCCGAGAAGCCGAGGGTCCGCATCTCGTCGGCGAAACTCGTCGGGGAAGGGTTCGAGTTCAGGTACAAGACGCTGGACGAGATATATGATAACGTCGTCGACTACGGAAGGGCCTTGGGAATCCTGAAGTACTAG
- the LOC124677538 gene encoding anthocyanidin reductase ((2S)-flavan-3-ol-forming)-like isoform X1, protein MSSVTCDRPRRKSACVTGGDGYIASALVKMLLEKGYAVKTTVRKSDDLEKVPHLKDLQALGPLDVFRADLEDEGSFDDAVAGCDYAFLVAAPVILNAENPEKEVIELAVNGTLNVMRSCVRAGTVKRVVLTSSAAAVSDRPLLEGDGHVLDEESWSDVDFLRENQTIGWAYAVSKVLVEKAACAFAQEKGISLVTVCPVVVVGAAPATRVNTSVLDVLSLLSGDDERIRILELIQRASGSIAMVHVDDLCRAKIFVAEEEEAASGRYICCSLNTTGVELARFLAAKYPQYNVKIDRCVRTTQSALLWFSGLPEKPRVRISSAKLVGEGFEFRYKTLDEIYDNVVDYGRALGILKY, encoded by the exons atgtcgtcggtgacatgTGACCGGCCGAGGAGGAAGTCGGCGTGCGTAACCGGAGGGGACGGGTACATCGCGTCGGCGCTCGTGAAGATGTTGCTGGAGAAGGGATACGCCGTGAAGACGACCGTCAGAAAGTCCG ATGACCTGGAGAAGGTACCCCATCTAAAGGATTTGCAAGCGCTCGGCCCCTTGGACGTCTTCCGCGCCGACCTGGAAGACGAGGGCAGCTTCGATGACGCCGTCGCCGGCTGTGACTATGCCTTCCTCGTCGCCGCTCCGGTTATCCTGAACGCAGAGAACCCAGAG AAAGAAGTGATCGAGCTGGCCGTCAATGGCACCCTCAACGTGATGAGGTCGTGCGTGAGGGCGGGGACGGTGAAGCGCGTGGTCCtgacgtcgtcggcggcggccgtCTCCGACCGACCGCTGCTGGAAGGCGACGGCCATGTCCTGGACGAGGAGTCCTGGTCCGACGTCGACTTCCTCAGAGAAAACCAGACCATTGGCTGG GCGTATGCTGTCTCCAAGGTGCTTGTCGAGAAGGCAGCGTGCGCATTCGCTCAGGAGAAGGGCATCAGCTTGGTCACCGTGTGCCCCGTCGTGGTGGTGGGCGCGGCGCCGGCGACGAGGGTCAACACCAGCGTGCTCGACGTCCTCTCCCTGCTATCCG GCGATGACGAGAGGATCCGCATCCTGGAACTCATTCAGAGGGCGTCCGGCTCGATCGCGATGGTCCACGTCGACGACCTCTGCCGCGCCAAGATCTTCGTcgccgaggaggaagaggcggcgTCTGGCAGGTACATCTGCTGCAGCCTGAACACCACCGGCGTGGAGCTCGCCCGGTTCCTGGCCGCCAAGTACCCGCAGTACAACGTCAAGATCGACCGGTGCGTACGAACTACTCAATCCGCTCTTCTCTG GTTCAGTGGTCTCCCCGAGAAGCCGAGGGTCCGCATCTCGTCGGCGAAACTCGTCGGGGAAGGGTTCGAGTTCAGGTACAAGACGCTGGACGAGATATATGATAACGTCGTCGACTACGGAAGGGCCTTGGGAATCCTGAAGTACTAG